One window of the Novipirellula caenicola genome contains the following:
- a CDS encoding DUF456 domain-containing protein — translation MLVADSLTPIFLLSIDTERWFGWLGPTGAVFAAILLVVFCIVAWGLNLITLPGNWISVAAMALYAWLGPSEGRIAIGAATLTAAFLFALLGEIIEFAAGAMGAQKAGASRRSTVLAVVGSMVGALIGAFVGIPVPVVGPILAAILFGGVGATAGAIYGEWTDGRSWRESWNVGHAAFWGRTFGTLGKFAAGLAVVIAALLGVLL, via the coding sequence ATGCTCGTCGCCGATTCACTGACACCTATTTTTTTACTGTCGATTGATACCGAGCGTTGGTTCGGTTGGCTCGGACCGACCGGAGCCGTTTTCGCAGCGATTCTGCTGGTGGTTTTCTGCATCGTGGCCTGGGGATTGAACCTGATCACGCTGCCTGGGAATTGGATCTCCGTCGCCGCGATGGCACTGTACGCGTGGTTAGGCCCCAGCGAGGGCCGAATTGCGATCGGGGCTGCCACGCTTACCGCCGCGTTTTTGTTCGCATTGCTGGGGGAAATCATCGAGTTTGCTGCCGGCGCGATGGGGGCTCAAAAAGCGGGAGCGAGTCGCCGATCGACGGTGTTGGCGGTGGTCGGTTCGATGGTCGGAGCCCTGATCGGCGCGTTTGTCGGGATCCCGGTTCCCGTGGTCGGCCCGATCTTGGCCGCGATCCTGTTCGGTGGCGTCGGGGCCACCGCCGGGGCGATCTACGGCGAATGGACCGACGGGCGATCATGGCGAGAAAGTTGGAATGTCGGTCACGCCGCCTTTTGGGGCCGCACCTTTGGCACGCTGGGCAAGTTCGCGGCTGGTTTGGCCGTCGTGATCGCGGCGCTGTTGGGGGTGTTGCTTTAA
- the gltX gene encoding glutamate--tRNA ligase, whose translation MIRTRFAPSPTGYLHIGGVRTALFNWLVARKMGGQFILRIDDTDAGRNVNEAIQPILDGFRWLGMTWDEGPEVGGPHEPYFQSQRADRHVAAAKSLLESGHAYRDYSRPEEFAALREEAQKAGKQFIYDRRWMAEDDAAAAAFEAEGRTAVVRLKMPREGECVISDLVRGEVRVAWGAEQDHVIQRADGSCLYHLASVVDDHDYEITHVIRSEEHLSNTPRQIFILESLGYQRPAYAHLPYVAEPGGHAKLSKRKLAKYEKNKDFAELLARGRRIADRCGIQTEADTFNPVIIDFYREIGFTVEAILNYLLLLGWSLDGEREKFTVPEMTELFSLERVTKAPASFDPQKLLSFQGDAFAALPLEERITRVKPFAERAGLLSEAGSEAKLSEVVEGAGDRLKIAGDILDFDYCFLDEFAVDAKAYSKRIDGDPAAKDLLKKLRANFADADPWTIESIESVVKGFCEAEGIKLGNIIHALRVATTGTAAGFGMFETLAVIGKERVLARIDKVVQA comes from the coding sequence ATGATTCGAACACGATTTGCTCCTAGCCCGACCGGTTACCTTCACATTGGTGGTGTGCGCACCGCTCTTTTTAATTGGTTGGTCGCGCGAAAAATGGGCGGTCAATTCATCCTTCGCATCGATGACACCGACGCCGGGCGGAACGTGAACGAGGCGATCCAGCCTATTTTGGATGGTTTCCGGTGGCTGGGAATGACATGGGACGAGGGGCCTGAAGTGGGCGGCCCTCATGAACCCTATTTCCAATCGCAACGTGCCGATCGTCATGTGGCGGCCGCCAAGTCGCTATTGGAAAGCGGTCATGCCTATCGCGATTACTCACGCCCCGAAGAGTTTGCGGCGTTGCGAGAGGAAGCACAAAAAGCGGGCAAGCAGTTCATCTACGACCGCCGCTGGATGGCCGAAGACGATGCTGCCGCGGCGGCGTTTGAAGCCGAGGGACGCACCGCCGTCGTGCGTTTGAAGATGCCTCGCGAAGGCGAATGCGTGATCTCGGACTTGGTACGCGGCGAAGTGCGAGTCGCTTGGGGGGCGGAGCAAGACCATGTGATTCAACGTGCCGATGGCAGTTGTTTGTATCACTTGGCCAGCGTGGTGGATGACCACGACTACGAGATCACCCACGTGATTCGTTCGGAAGAGCATCTGTCGAACACACCGCGTCAGATCTTTATCCTTGAATCGCTCGGTTACCAACGCCCCGCCTATGCCCACCTGCCGTACGTTGCCGAACCAGGCGGGCATGCCAAACTTAGCAAGCGGAAACTTGCTAAGTACGAGAAGAACAAGGATTTTGCGGAACTGCTTGCCCGGGGACGTCGGATCGCCGACCGCTGTGGGATTCAAACCGAAGCCGACACGTTCAATCCCGTGATCATCGACTTTTATCGTGAAATTGGTTTCACGGTCGAAGCGATCTTGAACTACTTGCTGCTGTTGGGGTGGTCGCTCGATGGTGAGCGTGAAAAATTTACGGTTCCCGAAATGACCGAATTGTTTTCGCTCGAGCGAGTGACGAAGGCGCCGGCATCATTTGACCCGCAAAAGTTGCTGTCGTTTCAAGGGGACGCATTTGCCGCATTGCCGCTCGAAGAACGGATCACGCGAGTCAAACCGTTCGCCGAGCGAGCAGGATTACTCAGTGAAGCAGGGTCCGAGGCGAAGCTAAGCGAAGTCGTGGAAGGTGCTGGAGACCGGTTGAAGATCGCCGGCGACATCCTTGATTTTGACTACTGCTTCCTTGATGAGTTTGCGGTCGATGCCAAAGCCTATTCCAAACGAATCGATGGCGATCCAGCAGCGAAAGATTTGCTCAAAAAATTGCGAGCGAACTTTGCCGATGCCGATCCATGGACGATCGAATCGATCGAATCGGTGGTCAAAGGATTTTGCGAGGCGGAAGGGATCAAGCTAGGCAACATCATTCATGCCTTGCGTGTGGCGACCACAGGGACTGCAGCTGGATTTGGCATGTTTGAAACACTGGCGGTGATCGGTAAAGAGCGAGTGTTGGCACGAATCGACAAGGTGGTCCAAGCGTAA
- a CDS encoding cytochrome c — protein sequence MQRFRFSSPVAIAVCVAVCVFAVGCKREERPVTFEPNFVHAMKYQIKDNVSMDQASKDSMWVVTKMFGTPDEPKLPDFVAEEEDFADLLDLERLVRASGPADAEGRGLYRKHCALCHGVTGNGRGTTAAILNPYPRDYRMGVFKFKSTPLSYKPTREDIARSIRNGIPGTAMVKIPELTEEDVQALTDYVIYLSWRGETERALIDDAVMEGVDFEGGERIINPEFANSPDEEEQELYEEQWEISEEIAMGVAESWLEAEDEVVEVPEPPSDIPVANSRKEFVELSQGDQADALAKSVERGRELFLGKVASCSKCHGEKGLGNGQTTDYDEWTKDWTARIGIKPEDREALIPLLARGALPPINAVPRNFAEGLFHGGSDSSDLYRRITQGIDGSPMPAATFVEGQFEEQDVWHLINFIRSLQTADAEDAADAASSEAVGAEPEASPAI from the coding sequence ATGCAACGTTTCCGTTTTTCATCTCCTGTCGCGATTGCGGTATGCGTGGCGGTTTGCGTATTCGCCGTAGGCTGCAAACGCGAAGAGAGACCGGTGACGTTCGAGCCGAACTTTGTCCACGCGATGAAGTACCAAATCAAAGACAACGTCTCGATGGATCAAGCGTCCAAAGACTCGATGTGGGTCGTGACAAAAATGTTCGGTACGCCGGACGAGCCTAAGCTGCCGGACTTCGTGGCCGAGGAAGAGGATTTTGCCGATCTGTTGGACCTCGAACGGCTCGTGCGTGCCTCGGGCCCCGCCGATGCCGAAGGCCGTGGCTTGTACCGCAAACATTGTGCGCTGTGCCATGGCGTGACCGGCAACGGCCGCGGTACCACGGCGGCGATCTTGAACCCGTATCCACGCGACTACCGCATGGGCGTGTTCAAGTTCAAATCGACCCCGCTTAGTTACAAACCGACGCGTGAAGACATCGCTCGTTCGATTCGCAATGGAATCCCCGGCACCGCGATGGTGAAGATTCCTGAACTGACCGAAGAAGATGTGCAAGCGCTGACCGACTACGTGATCTATCTGTCGTGGCGTGGTGAAACCGAGCGAGCTTTGATCGACGATGCCGTGATGGAAGGTGTCGATTTCGAAGGGGGCGAACGCATCATCAATCCCGAATTTGCGAACAGTCCCGACGAAGAAGAGCAGGAACTGTACGAAGAGCAATGGGAAATCTCGGAAGAGATCGCGATGGGCGTCGCCGAATCGTGGCTTGAAGCGGAAGACGAAGTCGTCGAAGTCCCTGAGCCGCCGAGCGACATTCCGGTTGCCAATTCACGCAAAGAATTCGTCGAGCTGAGCCAGGGCGACCAAGCCGATGCGTTGGCAAAATCGGTCGAGCGAGGCCGCGAATTGTTCCTTGGCAAAGTGGCGTCGTGCAGCAAATGTCATGGTGAGAAAGGCCTCGGTAACGGCCAAACCACCGACTATGACGAATGGACCAAAGACTGGACCGCACGGATCGGAATCAAACCCGAGGACCGCGAGGCGTTGATCCCACTGCTTGCCCGCGGAGCCCTTCCGCCCATCAATGCGGTGCCTCGAAACTTTGCCGAAGGATTGTTCCACGGAGGCTCGGATTCAAGCGATCTGTACCGCCGAATCACCCAAGGGATTGATGGCAGCCCCATGCCCGCAGCAACGTTCGTCGAAGGCCAATTCGAAGAGCAGGATGTTTGGCATCTGATCAACTTCATTCGCTCGCTGCAAACCGCCGATGCCGAAGACGCTGCGGACGCGGCGTCGAGCGAAGCCGTCGGTGCCGAGCCCGAAGCCAGCCCTGCGATCTAG
- a CDS encoding glutamine--tRNA ligase/YqeY domain fusion protein: MSEQEAKRESKHFIQQAIEADLAAGRFSGVFTRFPPEPNGYLHIGHAKSICLNFGLAKEYGGTCNLRFDDTNPTKEETEYVESIQEDIRWLGFQWDSLHYASDYFDQLYQWAEKLIGEGHAYVCDLTADQIREYRGTLTEPGKNSPFRDRTAEENLDLFRRMRAGEFPDGSRVLRAKIDMASPNINLRDPVMYRILRATHHRTGDAWCIYPTYDWTHGQSDSIEGISFSICTLEFENHRPLYDWYCEKLGIHHPRQIEFAKLKLSTLLMGKRYMLRMVKEGYVNGWDDPRMPTISGYRRRGYTPESIRNFCADAGVAKFNSTIDVIRLENAVREHLNAVALRRMAVLDPVKLTITNWPEGKVEMTEAINNPEDPSAGKREIPFSGSLWIEQDDFREEAPRKFFRLKKGGAVRLRAGYIVDCHDVVKDDAGNVIEILCTYDPETKSGSDSSGRKVKGTIHWVSAEHAVEAEVRLYDRLFTVENPGDPEEGKTFLDYLNPDSLKVITGYLEPALAEAKVGDRIQFERLGYFVVDPDTTPQKSVFNRIVSLRDTWGKMEAKGKAD, encoded by the coding sequence ATGAGCGAGCAAGAAGCGAAGCGCGAAAGCAAGCACTTTATTCAACAGGCAATTGAGGCCGATTTGGCGGCGGGGCGTTTTTCAGGCGTGTTCACGCGATTCCCGCCTGAGCCCAACGGCTATCTGCATATCGGGCATGCTAAAAGCATCTGTTTAAACTTTGGTTTGGCCAAGGAATACGGCGGCACCTGCAATCTGCGGTTTGACGATACCAATCCGACTAAAGAAGAAACCGAGTACGTCGAATCGATCCAAGAAGACATTCGTTGGTTGGGGTTCCAGTGGGACAGCCTGCACTACGCCAGCGATTACTTTGACCAACTGTACCAATGGGCTGAAAAGCTGATCGGCGAAGGTCACGCGTACGTGTGTGATTTGACCGCCGACCAGATTCGCGAGTACCGGGGGACCTTGACCGAACCCGGCAAAAACAGTCCCTTCCGCGACCGTACGGCCGAAGAGAACCTGGATCTGTTTCGGCGGATGCGTGCCGGAGAATTCCCCGATGGCTCACGTGTGTTGCGCGCCAAAATCGATATGGCGTCGCCAAATATCAATCTGCGCGACCCCGTGATGTATCGCATTCTGCGAGCGACACATCATCGCACTGGGGACGCGTGGTGCATCTATCCCACGTACGACTGGACGCACGGGCAAAGCGATTCGATCGAAGGGATTTCCTTTTCAATCTGTACGCTCGAATTCGAAAATCATCGTCCGCTGTACGATTGGTACTGTGAAAAGCTCGGCATCCATCACCCACGCCAAATTGAGTTCGCCAAGCTGAAACTCAGCACGTTGTTGATGGGCAAACGCTACATGCTGCGAATGGTCAAAGAGGGCTACGTCAACGGTTGGGATGATCCGCGGATGCCGACGATCTCGGGGTACCGCCGACGAGGTTACACGCCCGAATCGATTCGCAACTTCTGTGCGGATGCAGGGGTCGCGAAATTCAACAGCACGATTGACGTCATTCGGCTTGAAAACGCCGTTCGTGAACATCTCAATGCGGTTGCGCTGCGGCGAATGGCCGTGCTGGATCCGGTCAAGTTGACTATCACCAATTGGCCTGAGGGCAAGGTCGAAATGACCGAGGCGATCAATAATCCCGAAGACCCTTCGGCGGGCAAACGCGAAATCCCGTTCTCGGGAAGTCTGTGGATTGAACAAGACGATTTCCGCGAAGAAGCCCCCCGCAAGTTCTTTCGTTTGAAGAAAGGTGGCGCCGTGCGTCTGCGGGCCGGCTACATCGTCGATTGCCACGATGTGGTCAAAGACGATGCGGGTAACGTGATCGAGATCCTTTGCACCTATGACCCGGAAACCAAAAGTGGATCGGATTCCTCCGGCCGCAAAGTCAAAGGAACGATTCACTGGGTCAGCGCCGAGCATGCGGTCGAGGCCGAAGTCCGTTTGTACGACCGCTTGTTCACCGTCGAAAACCCCGGTGATCCCGAAGAAGGCAAGACGTTTCTTGATTACCTGAACCCCGATTCGCTCAAGGTGATCACGGGCTATCTCGAGCCGGCGTTGGCGGAAGCCAAGGTGGGCGATCGCATTCAATTCGAGCGACTGGGCTACTTCGTCGTCGACCCTGACACCACGCCACAGAAAAGTGTGTTCAACCGCATCGTTTCGCTGCGTGACACGTGGGGCAAGATGGAAGCCAAGGGCAAAGCGGACTGA
- the recA gene encoding recombinase RecA — MAKKAAKSAATRGAKVDPNLKEILSREPGLKTTLQQIEKTFGEGSIMPLGANQSFKIDGIPTGSLGLDMALGGAGVPRGRIIEVYGPESSGKTTLALHIGAEAQKLGGIAAIIDAEHAFDPSWAKKLGVELDTLLVSQPSSGEEAMQICEMLVKSNAVDVIIVDSVAALVPKKELEGEIGDSHVGLQARLMSQAMRKLTGAISKSKCSVIFINQIREKVGVMFGSPETTPGGRALKFYASCRIDVRRIGALKDGEEQVGQRVKAKIVKNKVAPPFRVAEFDMMHSNGISYEGDLLDLGTTHNIVNRSGAWFKYGETYLGQGKEKARNFLIENKDVADEIKQQVLAAGGYAAPVEELDETADEEEVANVNNS; from the coding sequence GTGGCTAAGAAAGCAGCAAAATCAGCAGCGACTCGGGGCGCGAAAGTCGATCCTAACTTGAAGGAAATCCTTTCCCGTGAGCCAGGACTGAAAACCACGCTTCAGCAGATCGAAAAGACCTTCGGCGAAGGTTCGATCATGCCTTTGGGAGCGAATCAATCGTTCAAAATCGACGGCATCCCGACAGGCAGTTTGGGACTAGACATGGCCTTGGGTGGCGCCGGGGTGCCACGCGGTCGTATCATCGAGGTGTACGGCCCCGAGTCGAGCGGTAAGACGACTTTGGCGCTACACATCGGTGCCGAAGCACAAAAGCTTGGTGGCATCGCGGCAATCATCGACGCCGAGCATGCATTCGACCCCAGCTGGGCGAAAAAGCTTGGCGTCGAACTCGACACACTGCTGGTCAGCCAACCAAGCAGCGGTGAAGAAGCGATGCAGATTTGCGAAATGCTGGTCAAGAGCAACGCGGTCGATGTGATCATCGTCGACTCGGTAGCAGCGTTGGTTCCGAAGAAAGAACTTGAAGGCGAAATTGGCGATAGCCATGTCGGTCTGCAAGCTCGATTGATGAGCCAGGCGATGCGAAAGTTGACCGGAGCGATTTCCAAGAGCAAGTGTAGTGTGATCTTCATCAACCAGATCCGTGAAAAGGTCGGCGTGATGTTTGGCAGTCCGGAAACCACGCCTGGTGGTCGAGCCCTGAAGTTCTACGCATCGTGCCGTATCGATGTACGTCGAATCGGAGCGTTGAAGGATGGTGAAGAACAGGTCGGCCAACGAGTCAAGGCAAAGATCGTCAAGAACAAGGTAGCCCCACCGTTCCGTGTCGCCGAGTTCGACATGATGCACAGCAACGGGATCAGCTACGAAGGCGACTTGTTGGATCTCGGTACGACTCACAACATCGTCAACCGCAGCGGTGCTTGGTTCAAATACGGTGAAACGTATTTGGGTCAAGGCAAAGAGAAGGCACGTAACTTCTTGATCGAAAACAAGGACGTTGCAGACGAGATCAAGCAGCAAGTCCTTGCTGCCGGAGGCTACGCTGCCCCCGTCGAAGAACTCGACGAAACCGCGGACGAAGAGGAAGTCGCGAACGTCAACAACAGCTAG
- a CDS encoding ABC transporter permease, translating into MRRLWPYIAIIRDSFHAALSSRILWVAFIAIWVLLGALAPIGYREDFTTTFRDRDIDNGGRLKAMLAAGIADPSKANTPVGKIANALPDDVKRELRKVGQGEDVRFYFTTLADSLNSLIEEESWYDAEVWKSTARLRELRELDELGPDEIDETLRKRRARLRIEAAIPGVFESRSARSIMLTYMGMDFPARFAVDKTQFLILLNQIVVPTIINWLLGFILVFLGILVTASIIPDMLQPGSLHLLLSKPVSRWLLLLSKFVGGCAFVFLCVIQLIVGLYLIAGLRLDVWNARLLLCIPVSVFVFAVFYSVSTLAGLRFRSPILAIGITCMFGAYLVVVSMIGGFFDGFVTRPSTIHQMTIAGDQVFATTRGEGLMRWDAKTDQWNEIYESDALGRNRVLSPVAIDDSTIVTAVVRGGRFNPFGLGGFDLLVLDEANQWRAQPSLRLPTATQQLAASENGVFAINSSGIAVTSKQQVREAMGEPIDNESADEDSGDSESASGSSSERSSANQPNSWLQKLASMMGAATAGFQDILPSDVLLTPPRSVGINATGDTIVLLGGKQLSLLSSNRSPQTSEPTSGEAWHLVATQTVGEELPRFAFLAISGKSVLVATDAEQLQVFDLDSLQPTATVPLPDRLSVVSSIAIGDESRFAVLTSDQRCRLLIQEADSKQWTLRDPLPQTDIESIAMDDRSSTLMIAHDVDQVDLLDAETLKLRRTLRPRLSTWRQIDRFVIGPLRSITPQTSELGGTIAAIVSGESSFEINRDEVGPVELVRYKILEPVLSCTLFIAVLLTTSCVYFSRRDF; encoded by the coding sequence GTGAGACGCTTGTGGCCTTACATCGCGATCATTCGCGACTCGTTTCACGCCGCGTTATCGTCACGGATTTTATGGGTGGCGTTTATCGCGATTTGGGTGCTCCTAGGTGCACTCGCACCGATTGGCTACCGCGAAGATTTCACCACCACCTTTCGTGATCGCGATATCGACAATGGCGGCAGACTCAAAGCGATGTTGGCGGCAGGGATCGCCGATCCGAGTAAAGCAAACACACCGGTCGGCAAAATCGCAAATGCGCTGCCCGACGATGTCAAACGCGAATTGCGTAAAGTCGGTCAAGGCGAAGACGTACGGTTCTACTTTACCACGCTTGCCGATTCGCTGAATTCCTTGATCGAGGAAGAATCGTGGTACGACGCCGAAGTGTGGAAGTCGACCGCCCGGTTGCGAGAGCTTCGCGAGCTCGACGAACTTGGTCCCGACGAAATCGACGAAACGCTGCGCAAACGCCGAGCCCGACTGCGGATCGAAGCGGCGATTCCGGGCGTGTTTGAATCACGTTCGGCACGTTCGATCATGCTGACGTACATGGGGATGGATTTCCCTGCGCGATTTGCTGTCGATAAAACTCAATTCCTGATTTTGCTGAACCAGATTGTCGTGCCGACCATCATCAACTGGCTGCTCGGATTCATCCTGGTGTTTCTCGGCATCCTTGTCACGGCGTCGATCATTCCCGACATGCTGCAGCCCGGTTCGCTGCACCTGCTGCTCAGCAAACCCGTCTCGCGATGGCTGCTGTTGTTGAGCAAATTTGTTGGCGGATGCGCGTTTGTGTTTCTGTGCGTGATTCAACTGATCGTCGGACTGTACTTGATCGCGGGACTGCGGCTGGATGTTTGGAACGCCCGTCTGCTGCTTTGCATCCCTGTGTCCGTGTTTGTGTTCGCCGTGTTCTACAGCGTCTCGACACTGGCAGGACTCCGCTTCCGGTCGCCCATTTTGGCAATCGGAATCACGTGCATGTTCGGCGCCTACTTGGTCGTCGTCAGCATGATCGGAGGTTTCTTTGATGGCTTTGTCACACGCCCTAGCACGATTCACCAAATGACGATCGCGGGCGATCAAGTGTTCGCCACGACGCGGGGTGAGGGTTTGATGCGGTGGGATGCGAAAACCGATCAGTGGAACGAAATCTATGAATCCGACGCCCTCGGACGCAACCGAGTGCTTTCGCCCGTGGCGATCGATGATTCGACCATCGTGACAGCCGTCGTCCGTGGCGGTCGCTTCAATCCGTTTGGACTTGGTGGCTTTGATCTACTGGTGCTCGACGAAGCGAATCAGTGGCGTGCTCAACCCAGTTTGCGATTGCCCACGGCAACCCAGCAACTCGCGGCTTCCGAGAATGGGGTGTTCGCAATCAATTCGAGCGGGATTGCCGTCACTTCGAAACAACAAGTCCGCGAGGCGATGGGCGAACCGATCGACAACGAATCGGCGGACGAGGATTCCGGTGATTCCGAGTCCGCAAGTGGATCCTCGAGCGAGCGGTCATCGGCTAACCAACCAAACAGCTGGTTGCAAAAGCTCGCCAGTATGATGGGGGCTGCCACCGCAGGGTTCCAAGACATATTGCCGAGCGACGTTCTGCTCACCCCACCACGAAGCGTCGGGATCAACGCCACCGGTGACACCATCGTACTACTCGGTGGCAAACAGCTGTCGCTACTAAGTTCGAACCGATCACCGCAAACATCCGAACCTACCTCCGGCGAAGCATGGCATCTGGTCGCGACTCAAACCGTAGGCGAAGAACTGCCTCGATTCGCTTTTCTTGCGATCAGTGGTAAATCGGTGCTGGTGGCAACCGATGCCGAACAGTTACAGGTTTTCGATCTGGATTCTCTGCAACCAACAGCAACCGTGCCACTACCAGATCGTTTGTCGGTCGTTTCCTCGATCGCGATCGGCGATGAATCGCGTTTCGCCGTGTTGACCAGCGACCAACGTTGCCGACTGTTGATCCAGGAAGCCGATTCAAAACAGTGGACGTTGCGAGATCCGTTGCCGCAAACGGACATCGAGTCGATCGCGATGGACGATCGTTCGTCTACGCTGATGATTGCTCATGATGTGGACCAAGTGGACTTGCTCGATGCCGAGACGTTGAAGCTGCGCCGCACTCTACGCCCCCGGCTTTCCACATGGCGTCAAATCGATCGCTTCGTGATCGGCCCGCTTCGCAGCATCACGCCGCAGACGAGCGAATTGGGTGGCACGATCGCTGCGATCGTCAGCGGCGAATCGTCTTTTGAAATCAACCGCGACGAGGTGGGCCCCGTGGAATTGGTCCGTTACAAGATCTTGGAACCCGTGCTCTCTTGTACGCTGTTTATCGCGGTACTGTTGACGACCAGCTGCGTTTACTTTTCACGTCGCGACTTCTAA
- a CDS encoding ABC transporter ATP-binding protein, giving the protein MDITDRRSGDLAETPLASEEHRESIDRSSHGSTHHRVVIDVSDLKKKYSAWSFRGRNVVEALRGASLQVHAGEVFGLLGPNGAGKTTLIKILLGVIRSSSGSASLFGEPAGSIAARMRVGYLPESLRVDRHHSARSALRYYARMSRMSGAEINRRSDELLELVGLRGRDRESVRQFSKGMYQRLGLAQALMHDPDLLVLDEPTDGLDPVGRNEVRKVIDRLRESGKTIFLNSHILQEVELICSRVAIMSHGKICVAGRIDELTQFDRFEEVAFEVAMPVEGSAAQAPTEWLRENFPAIQFAGVPHPNFTHPDVTHAAANHEVPHTLPLEFTLPLSSQTEVDEVVDALRRHHFSLRGLKLKRESFEETFMREVSRSKESS; this is encoded by the coding sequence TTGGACATCACCGACCGCCGCTCTGGGGATCTCGCCGAGACGCCGCTGGCAAGCGAAGAGCATCGCGAATCCATCGATCGATCCTCGCACGGATCCACTCACCACCGGGTGGTGATCGATGTTTCGGATCTTAAAAAGAAATACTCGGCGTGGTCGTTTCGCGGTCGCAACGTGGTCGAGGCGCTGCGAGGAGCGAGTCTGCAGGTTCACGCGGGCGAGGTGTTTGGGTTACTCGGTCCCAACGGCGCTGGCAAAACCACGCTGATTAAAATCCTGCTCGGTGTCATTCGCAGCAGCTCTGGATCTGCATCGCTGTTTGGTGAACCGGCTGGCAGTATCGCAGCGAGAATGCGAGTCGGCTATTTGCCAGAATCATTGCGAGTCGACCGCCATCATTCGGCGCGGTCCGCGCTTCGCTACTACGCGAGGATGAGCCGGATGTCGGGCGCCGAGATCAACCGCCGCAGCGACGAACTGCTCGAACTCGTCGGGCTGCGAGGACGCGACCGAGAATCGGTTCGCCAATTCAGCAAGGGCATGTACCAGCGTCTCGGATTGGCCCAAGCGTTGATGCATGATCCCGATCTGCTGGTCCTGGATGAGCCCACCGATGGACTTGATCCGGTCGGTCGCAACGAAGTTCGCAAGGTCATCGATCGATTGCGAGAATCAGGGAAAACGATTTTCTTGAATAGCCATATCTTGCAAGAAGTCGAGCTGATCTGCTCGCGAGTTGCGATCATGTCGCACGGCAAGATTTGCGTTGCAGGCCGGATCGACGAATTGACTCAGTTTGATCGTTTCGAAGAGGTCGCATTCGAGGTCGCGATGCCCGTCGAGGGCTCCGCCGCCCAGGCCCCTACCGAGTGGCTGCGAGAGAACTTTCCTGCGATCCAATTTGCCGGCGTCCCACATCCTAACTTCACGCATCCTGATGTCACGCATGCCGCTGCCAACCACGAGGTGCCTCATACGCTGCCGCTGGAATTCACGCTGCCGCTGTCATCACAAACCGAGGTCGATGAAGTGGTGGATGCGTTGCGACGTCACCATTTTTCGCTCCGTGGGCTAAAGTTAAAACGCGAGTCCTTTGAAGAGACGTTTATGCGAGAAGTCTCGAGATCGAAGGAGTCATCGTGA
- a CDS encoding HAMP domain-containing sensor histidine kinase, producing the protein MFERRSLTAPITLGVVMIVIVVVLAAVWIIASWLSAQGGQASKPVFWVILATGVILLAGMLAGSIAYLTLTIKAVNLNRRQSNFIDSVTHELKSPIASLKLYLQTLTRRNVGEEQQLDFHRFMLEDVERLDSLINHLLDAARIERGTEPSEKEDVRLDQLLLQCSSAACLRYRVPDDTIMVECPRITLRSRPVQLEILFRNLIDNAVKYGGNPRAVVVRARVAHEQQVIVSIIDNGNGIPANQKRKVFGRFVRLGNELERSQPGTGLGLHLVRNVTKSVGGSVRILDRSDQPGTEFQVILSGLVSEQVSGPGDGGGESSPTT; encoded by the coding sequence ATGTTTGAACGTCGTTCTCTGACCGCTCCCATCACACTGGGAGTCGTGATGATCGTGATCGTCGTCGTGTTGGCGGCGGTGTGGATCATTGCCAGCTGGCTGAGCGCACAGGGAGGCCAGGCGTCGAAGCCTGTGTTCTGGGTGATTCTGGCTACCGGAGTGATCTTGTTGGCGGGGATGCTTGCCGGCTCGATCGCCTACCTAACATTGACGATCAAGGCGGTGAACTTGAATCGTCGGCAATCCAATTTCATCGACTCGGTGACTCATGAGCTGAAGAGCCCAATCGCCTCGCTGAAGCTGTACCTGCAGACGCTGACTCGCCGGAACGTCGGCGAAGAACAGCAGCTGGATTTTCATCGGTTCATGCTCGAGGACGTCGAGCGACTCGATTCGTTGATCAATCACTTGCTCGATGCCGCCCGTATCGAACGCGGGACCGAGCCGAGCGAAAAGGAGGATGTCCGGTTGGATCAATTGCTGCTGCAGTGCAGTTCGGCAGCCTGCTTGCGGTATCGGGTCCCAGACGACACGATCATGGTCGAATGTCCTCGTATCACGTTGCGTAGCCGGCCGGTCCAGCTCGAGATCCTGTTTCGAAATTTGATTGACAACGCGGTGAAGTATGGGGGTAACCCCAGAGCGGTCGTGGTTCGAGCTCGGGTCGCTCATGAGCAGCAGGTGATTGTTTCGATTATCGATAACGGCAACGGCATTCCCGCCAACCAGAAGCGCAAGGTGTTCGGTCGCTTTGTTCGGCTGGGCAACGAGCTAGAACGCAGCCAGCCGGGAACGGGGTTGGGGCTACATTTGGTTCGCAACGTGACAAAATCGGTGGGAGGGTCGGTGCGGATTCTCGATCGCAGTGATCAACCGGGGACTGAGTTCCAGGTGATCCTTAGTGGTTTGGTATCGGAACAGGTTTCCGGCCCTGGCGACGGTGGCGGTGAATCGTCCCCCACGACATGA